Proteins from a single region of Palaemon carinicauda isolate YSFRI2023 chromosome 32, ASM3689809v2, whole genome shotgun sequence:
- the LOC137625535 gene encoding monocarboxylate transporter 5-like, whose product MEICMWFGQEDKLAAYADDATLFAPISSPECRLENKPVSHADDATLFVSIPLSECRRENKPVSHADDATLFASISSPECRLENKPVSHADDATLFVSIPLSECRRENKPVSHADDATLFASISSPECRLENKPVSHADDATLFVSIPLSECRRENKPVSLADDATLFASISSPECRLENKPVSHADDATLFVSIPLSECRRENKPVSLADDATLFASISSPESDGFTYTFGIYFVQLVQHYDATKAATSWIASILVGVTLGSGPVAGILVNKFGCRWVTIAGALLASLSLFISIGAPNVETLYVTIGLGVGFGFGLIYLPAIVCVTGYFEKRRSFATGIAVCGSGIGTFAFSPLVEYLINEYSWQSSLVIISGIMLNCVVFGAMFRPLEDNPPVSSTPPDLEASSYPIHRDELMPMNDLPKIQVIQLSGEELKKNMSDMNLISQSHTSNNIQRIASHGNLNPIHQNLINADAARMAASQPLLPASEKQVISLDSVCLQARKSGSLPSSHHGSGLLYRKDIFYRGSLLNIPEYKQDPGSYRASVSKIPDPEEIVDEVEQMKVCGCVPCSRETHDAMSNLMDWGLLTDGIFILFALSNFCTSIGFNAPYIFIVDRAITQDIPESQASFLLAVVGISNTVSRILLGYISDQAWVNRLYLYNIALTCCGIGTCISIWFTSYWAHVLYAVIFGSMSGAYVGLTSVVLVDLLGMERLTNAFGLLLMFQGIASLIGPPICGVLYDITESYDCSFLLAGSMIAASGLMLFFIPCIWRVQAKKLAKRATANTN is encoded by the exons ATGGAAATAtgtatgtggtttggccaagaagataagcttgctgcatatgcagatgatgctactctctttgcaccaatttcatctcctgaatgtagactagaaaacaagcctgtttcacatgcagatgatgctactctctttgtatcaattccattatCTGAATGCAGACGTGAAAACAAGCCTGtttcacatgcagatgatgctactctctttgcatcaatttcatctcctgaatgtagactagaaaacaagcctgtttcacatgcagatgatgctactctctttgtatcaattccattatCTGAATGCAGACGTGAAAACAAGCCTGtttcacatgcagatgatgctactctctttgcatcaatttcatctcctgaatgtagactagaaaacaagcctgtttcacatgcagatgatgctactctctttgtatcaattccattatCTGAATGCAGACGTGAAAACAAGCCTGTTTCacttgcagatgatgctactctctttgcatcaatttcatctcctgaatgtagactagaaaacaagcctgtttcacatgcagatgatgctactctctttgtatcaattccattatCTGAATGCAGACGTGAAAACAAGCCTGTTTCacttgcagatgatgctactctctttgcatcaatttcatctcctgaat CTGATGGTTTCACCTACACCTTCGGCATCTACTTCGTCCAGCTCGTCCAGCACTACGATGCCACCAAGGCTGCCACCTCATGGATTGCCTCCATCTTGGTCGGGGTGACGCTGGGCTCAG GTCCAGTGGCAGGAATTCTGGTGAACAAGTTCGGATGCCGGTGGGTAACTATAGCGGGGGCGCTCCTGGCCTCCCTGTCTCTCTTCATTTCCATAGGAGCACCCAATGTGGAGACCCTATACGTCACAATTGGCTTGGGAGTGG GCTTCGGATTTGGGTTAATATATCTCCCAGCCATCGTCTGCGTCACGGGGTACTTCGAGAAGAGAAGATCCTTCGCCACTGGTATAGCCGTGTGTGGCTCAGGAATTGGTACTTTTGCCTTCTCGCCACTCGTAGAGTACTTG ATCAATGAATACAGCTGGCAGAGTTCCCTTGTCATCATCTCAGGCATCATGCTGAACTGTGTGGTCTTTGGTGCCATGTTCAGGCCCTTGGAAGATAACCCCCCGGTCTCTAGTACCCCTCCGGACCTCGAGGCATCTAGCTATCCAATCCACCGTGATGAACTGATGCCCATGAATGATCTGCCAAAGATACAGGTAATACAG CTGAGTGGCGAGGAGCTCAAGAAGAACATGAGTGACATGAACCTCATAAGCCAGAGCCACACTTCGAATAACATCCAAAGAATCGCATCGCACGGGAACCTCAACCCCATTCACCAGAATCTGATCAACGCCGATGCTGCGAGAATGGCCGCCTCTCAACCAC TGTTACCAGCTTCCGAGAAGCAAGTGATTAGCTTAGACAGTGTTTGCCTTCAAGCCAGGAAGAGTGGCAGCCTCCCCTCATCCCATCACGGTTCGGGTCTGCTGTATCGGAAGGATATCTTCTACCGTGGGTCTCTTTTGAATATCCCCGAGTATAA ACAGGATCCTGGAAGTTATAGAGCGTCGGTGAGCAAGATCCCGGATCCCGAAGAGATTGTAGACGAGGTAGAGCAGATGAAG GTCTGTGGCTGCGTTCCCTGTTCTAGGGAGACTCACGATGCCATGAGCAACCTCATGGACTGGGGCCTTCTCACGGACGGGATCTTCATTCTGTTTGCCCTCTCCAACTTCTGTACATCTATCGGATTTAATGCTCCCTATATCTTTATTGTT GACCGCGCCATAACCCAAGATATTCCCGAAAGTCAGGCATCTTTCCTGTTAGCCGTGGTGGGAATTTCAAATACAGTGAGCCGTATCCTCTTGGGCTACATATCTGACCAGGCTTGGGTCAACCGCCTTTATCTCTATAATATCGCCTTAACATGCTGTGGAATTG GAACCTGCATTAGCATCTGGTTTACAAGCTACTGGGCTCATGTTTTATATGCAGTTATATTTGGTTCAATGTCCGGAGCCTATGTCGGCCTCACGTCCGTAGTGTTAGTCGACCTTCTGGGAATGGAGAGGCTCACAAATGCCTTCGGTCTTCTGCTCATGTTCCAAGGAATCGCGTCCCTAATTGGACCCCCAATTTGTG GCGTCCTGTACGACATCACAGAATCCTACGACTGCAGCTTCCTACTCGCTGGAAGCATGATTGCAGCCTCCGGGTTGATGCTCTTCTTCATCCCGTGCATTTGGAGAGTCCAAGCGAAGAAGCTGGCGAAGAGAGCTACTGCTAACACCAACTGA